Genomic segment of Dunckerocampus dactyliophorus isolate RoL2022-P2 chromosome 13, RoL_Ddac_1.1, whole genome shotgun sequence:
CAAGAACACCTGTGCTGTTATAGCAATGCTTAAACAGCACATCTCATGATGGCCTGAGATTTTTGCACAGTGTACCTTACAACCACTATAGCGCCTacgtgttatttttgtattatttatacatttgtaaTCAAGGAGGCCAATCTGACTACAAGACTCATTAAACGCATGCCGTATATTGACTTCGAGAAAGGACATCAAAAGAATCACTTCATATAGTCATCTGAAAAAAGGACACCCCATAGAGTAAAAAACATTTGTTGCGCTCCCTATAACCTGTGGTGAAAGTGCTTTGGAACACATGCTACCATACAGggaatacagatatcctcaaagttttattatcattagacaaatgatcaatgacttatggacaattagtccCACCCGTGCCCCTGCTAAGACGTTTTGGTGCATGGCAGTCATGTTCGTCAGTAATTCTTGCTCAAATTTGCCATAATTGTGCTTGTCTAAAAgtgtgtgccaaattttgtGGCGCTTCTGCTCAATGCCCTATAGTGACAGTGAGCGTTCTGTAGAGTGCATTGAGCAGTGTGAGAagtttcaagtcaatccgattCATGGGGTTAAACTTTGGAGTACAATAGCAGCGCccccatgtggtgtattttcaGAAAAAGGCAACATACTGTAGTAGGAGTGTATACTTTATCAAATGTTCACCTTTTTGTGCATAGGGAATCAGGGGTAGAAGAATCAGCAATTCACTTAGACAAACAAATGTCTTAATTTTTGTAGTTAGTTAAAACATGCATGCAGTCTGTTGGAGACTTCATAGAATCCATAGGTGGAATGGTTTGTCAATATGCGCCcagtgattggctggtgaccagtccacggtgtacccttGTCTCCAGCTCACCCAGGACcctaagaaaatggatggatgtatatgtAGATAAATACTGTGGTTTAAATATGAATAAGATGTCAAGCTTTAAGAGAAGAGAGTTCATATTTTTCTCATGTCAGCGTTTAAATAGTTTCCGACACCTGAGTTTGTTGCCCTCATCTGATTAGACTGTCTATCCAGTATTTTATGACTGTGACTGACCTATGCCCCCCCCCACCTgctattacacacacacacacacacacacacacacacacacacaggacaaacAGCAAACACACACCCTATCATATCAGCGGCAGGCttgcacacgcacaaacacatacacacagaggcGTATCTCATTACCATCCTCTGATAGTGCAGGCAGTGGGTGTTGCAAGAGGAGGCGAGAAGGAGAGCTttacacagagagagagagggagagggacAGGCAGTGTGAGAGTCAGTATTACACAGAACAAAGGCATTGAGCAATAGAACAGGCAATGCATACACTCAGATAGTGTGCTTGAGCATTTATTtccctgcttgtgtgtgtgtgtgtgagagagagagagctccGTGTGTTTCCACGGTTGTCCTGAGGCCGTGGCAGCCATGGCGTCAGAGGCAAACACCCAGTCCAGGGTGATGTTCCAGCCCACGGACAAAGCTACGGAGCCAGGACACCGCAAGCTGGGCAAGCTGACAGTCAAGTACGACCGCAAGGATCTGCAGAGGAGGTTGGATATCGAGGAGTGGATAGATGAGCAGCTGCACCTGCTCTTTGACTGTGAGGTGGGgggaggcacacacacacacacatacatactgtacatacacacactacCTTGACTGCATGTGCTGGGAAGGTACCAAGGGAGGTGGTGACCTTGTATCCATCATAATTTTACATTGACTTAAAAGAGAAGAGGGAGGACAGCAAGTAGGATTGCTTCATAGATTCACTAAACGAACTGCAGTCTCAGCTGTGTTCCAAGATTGTAGTCAGATCCGTTTAAAGTGACCCAGTACACATAATTAAATTAGTAGCTGGGGTTAGACATGACTTTGCAGTGATATATTACACGATTGCACTATTTTGTGCAGTTATGGAGTCTCATTACGACTACAAAGGTGATAACTTAATTATTTGTCGAGTGACAGTATAACATAAGGCACTTATCCAAAGACCAACACAAAAAGTTTGCCCTTAAAATGATAATTGTGTCCAGTTTTGATTGGCAGGGAGCTTTTcatttaacaatgtgtttattgttgtggctGTAGGTTGCAGCGGTAAAACTGCATGGCATCATTGtaagaggtgtttctaatattttgtccatGTCCAAGAGCTAAATTAGAGAACCAAAACATTGCAAAGGCAGTCCAGCATTATATAGTACAATACTGCTTAAAAGTGGAATTTGTTAAGCAGTCTGGCCTCATTACATGGACGGTTATGTTTAATATGTACCGAGAATAATAACAACACCAACTGTACTCCTGTAATGCGGGGAAAATTTTTAATTATGTCAGCAACTCTATCTTGATTTGCATGGGATTCTCTCACGGGGAAACCATGGCAACAGATGTCTCATCGCCCACATGAGGCCAGTGGGAACAGGGATATCCGCTGGCGAACATGGGATGACAATGCAGATGAGATGACAGCATCACCAAGGCAGGGACTAGAACATGCTGTACTCTTTAACTATGAGTAAGACAACCCACAACAATTACCACTGTACTACCAACAGCTACCAACATTACCATAGCACAGACCCAATTATTGTATAAGATATGCATTTGTATCTTTTCTAAGGCCAGGTGTGTTGCCAAGTTATGTAAGTATCATGGGTACTAAAACATGGCCTAATTAACGGAACCATACCAGTTGCAAGTACAGTATATCCCTGCTTATTGCGGAGGTTACATTCCGGGGACCACCAGTGGGTGTAATaaaagtaattgatacgcccttAAAAATGTCTAGTTTGACACACAGCTTGctcccccctccaaaccctcctgctagcttgacgttgatgttctcctccaaaTTCGgataaacatttgcaataaaagggactgctgtaattattacattagattTAGCTCCAGAACActctccttctctcttcaattgccattgttcacttgtgacATAATctaggtttaagccctaaatatgccttacacactttttaaacacatttcaagtataacaTATATAGGGCTTCTGACTAATGAATGACTTTGTGTCTCAAGGACCGCCGGACGAAGTGTGACatctcaacacttgacaaaaaaaacatgatcaatgaaacataaaaaaataaacatgtaaaaattgttggctttctaacagtggtacatgtatgctgtacattttaccacTGTGATCACGCATTTATAAAGTATTACCAACTTATGATGGACCAGGTGTGTTTTCCGTTGTATTGTTTGACACAGGGTACCCTCATACTGAGTCCTTTTAATAGCGGGAACAGTATCACACAGCAAAGGGTGGAATAAATCCCATTAGTGGAAACCAGGCTAAGCAAAAACAGATTATGTGAGAATCCCATCTGGAGCTATAACATGGTTTACTATTGGAATTACCCTGCAGAACAGGTGGATGTAAAgaattgtaataataacaatggctCATGAAGTCAAATGTGCCTCAAAGGGGGTACAATGTGTTTGCACACATGTTGGAAACATAGCAGTGTATTTAGTCTCTAGAAAAGGGTCTACGGTGCACATTAATGTTGATTTATgttaaagcaaagaaaaagcCTGCACCCCAGTTTCATGCTATCCTGTAGGGCTGTTTGCATCACACAAAGTTAGGCACAGCCTGTCCATGTGCACCCGCAACTCTAATACATTTTGCAAAACCCCAAGGGAAGGTTACTCTGTTGGTTTGGAGTCTTCCAATTGTAAGCTTTTACCAGTGGACCTTTGCATTGCCGCCTAAATAATTTAACTGCATCTTTAATTTATGCAAGCGCTGCGTTGGTCAGCTTCTTTGCAAAGGTCACACCTTTAGAGAAATCGTAAACCAAATGAACATGTCAACGGTTAATCTGTGGAAACGTAAGGCCTGTGTAACACGTCATAGTGTACCCTCCACATTCACTTAAGTGTGTGAATCGATAATAATAAGGCAATAAATGTCAGTTTATAGACGTATAAAGATAGAAGATGATAACAGAAACTTCCTCAAATCTTGACTTTGTCgtgttacagtatttattttttaaattatttatcgTTGCTATTTTTTGACTGCATTTTCATATTCATTGTCTTTGCATGAATACTTAGGGCCTAAAATAGACTGTGCTTCTCCTTCTAACAGGAAAAGACAAGAAGAGTCTGATAAGTGGCTGTCATGCTGGCATTTTCTGAAAACGGCTTTATTTCCTGGGCATGGTTTCCTTGTCATGCAGGCAGTAAAAACATAGCGTGTCATGGAATTGcagtgttgttttattttgtgttcatttggagCCGCTTTCGGATTATCTCGTGTGGACTGTGATGATCGAGGTAGCCAGTCTACAGTATGTCACATGAATtaattccttaaaaaaaaaaaatcacatgataTGTGACAAAAGTgatttcacataaataaagaaatatacaaaagaacataaataaatcacaaaCGGGGAAAACCCCAGATAAGACATCTTATTTATACTGCATCTCTACTACTTTCTGAAGCTGCCACTTTTATATTCATGAATTCCAATATTAGTGCCAGTATtcattttattgcttttaacTATGCTGCCCGGAGGCctcattaaaatacaattttcctCCACACTGACGGTAAAACGTTGAAGTTGAAATGGAAGGCGGTCACATTCACATTTACTATATTCCTCATTCATAAGATGCTTAGCCAATCCTAACCCCGTGCTATAAAGTGGTTATTGTGACCACTGAATGCCAACAATGTAAGAGCAGACAGGCAGAGCATTTCCTGTGCATGTTTAAAATTGTTGCTCCAATTCATTTGAATAGGCGGACAGGGCTTTGCAGCATTGAAAGAGACTTATAGAGAGAGATTATATGCAGAGATGCAGCAATGAATTATAGCCGGCCAGAAATGAATTGTCACCCATAGAACGAAATAAAACACTTctttatacatatattattgGAGTTAGACAGTTATAACACAATCAGAAGAGCGTCGTTAACCaacgtgataaaaaaaaaaagtttcatccTGCAGACCTCAGCAGAATCAAACAGGGTCCATGCAGCATGTATCAATTAGAGGGGGCACAGGAGACCTGGCAGGAGGGTCCATCCATTCCACCACTCAGCACTTCACATCGATTAGCTCTCTTGTCAtccagaaaaaacatccaagccCAATCTTCCCCCGGCCATGAAACCTTCCCAACCGGAAAATATTCCCCTGGAAAAGTAAACCGACCTATCAAATATGATCGTACACCTACCGAGTCTGAATATACTGGTGGTCAGTGCCCTCCTGGGACACTCTCCTCCAGGCCTCGAAAGTCATAATGTTCTTGATATGACACGTTTGGAATATAACCTCTTATATAACAGGGGTCTTAGTTAGTTCTTAgaaccttattttgccttaaattgcgtcAAACAGACTAGCTCATATGAACATCAAACGTAATGAAATCCTGCGCATCACCCTacaaccagtgcttctcaaatagcgggTCAGGCCCCCCTCGGGGAAGCGTGGTGAACTgtcatgagaggcagggaggactttcaatattagtgaagacctgccaacatgtctgaatttgtcgtactcagcatgtagtttgactcttgaatatgcttgtatgcttcactgctctccgttttggtgcattttgctggtttcagttttgagttcagtctgtacagtacagataaattaatcgatattatcagtttctcaatcgGATTGCAAATCGTGCGGGGCAAAAAAATTTCCACTGCCCtacaacacacttattttggcacctaaattgcattcAAAGGACAgggcataaataataaaaagattgactgtacaaacaaggaatgaacacaagaggcttatttttacgTTAAATAAAACTGTACCGGTTTTGCTGAAAATGATAAcaatttaataagtgtctctttaacagaaaagctgccttaaagtttcacattttctcGTTACTTTTGTAGTTGACATTGGAATTGGCTTGAATTTCTCATACAATTCCTctttttatttacctttgagtaagatctctgcagcagcagcactccACAACTCACCCGTCAGCGAAAGATGTTATGTCTTGCTCCGATATCCATACAATCCTGAGTGaagactcatttgcacgttgctgtgctgtaaattaatGTGCTATGACTCTCGTAGATGTTTCATACCGGGCTCTACAGTTTCAGAGCGTATGGGACACGGCGGTTTGGcgctggattctggaagaatgaacagatATTGGTccgtcctttcacttttaagtgcTCGTTTTTCTCGAACAActgttcttacttttgagcaagcaatGGTTCTCATTTGAAGAtttagcggcatagaaacaAATGGATGGGTGGTAAACGAacgatttcattggctcattttgaatGACGTTACCGCGTTTGCTGTCACTTTcaccgtaataactgaagtaattacgcccgCGAATTGCAGCTGCGATCGGTCCGCGAGCATGAttgattatactgtatgttattataTTCTTTAAATGGTCAcgggtccgtaaagggccatcactgggtccgtaTCCGGACCGAGGGCCACCATTTGGTGACTGCTGTTTTATAACTTCAATTAGAAGTTAAAAATGTTACAGTCACGACTACACTGCATTGTGTCTTGGGTTAACAGGCACAGTGGAAGCATCTACGCTCTCTCTTATTTTCCATCCCAGTGACTCTGCTCAGTGGTGTGGAGAATCATTTCACCGGGATTTAGGACAGCATGAATCCTATAAGCTTTTGTCTCGTGCAAATGTGTGTAATACTGGAATACAAATGAAGGCTGCGGAAACtttgtaaaatgttattttgactCATATAGGAAGAAGACATCCCGGAGTTGGAGATTGACATCGATGAGCTCCTGGAACTGTCAGATGAGGGGCAAAGACTTCGACTCCAGGTAAGTTTGACATACAATAAGGCCGATTCAGCAATATGTTCTTAATAATGTTCTTACATTTGTTCTAAATGTTCTTAAATTGTGCCCAACTGACCAGTGTGCTAGCTGCTCCTATTTAGTATTAGTATGTATTGAAGTGAGTCTGAGTAAAGTTGATCAGAGTTGGGGAAATGTCAAAGTGAGTGAGTCAAagcctgaaaaatgaaaaaatggagATGAGCTGAATCATTGAAAGAAGGAAGAGAGGTAGGTTGGGAAGCAGGTTGAGGGATTTGCTCCAAACTGGTCAGTGTTAAATACACTTGCATTGTCGCATGCACACAACACTTGCAGGGCTATGCCCTTACAAAGGCAATTGAGGGTGTTTACTTATGCTAATTGGTCAGTGGAACGCACCTGTAATTTAGGACAAAAtgacagaggtgggagaaagtcagtgttttgcaagtctcacgTAAATCTCAgatctttaatctcaagtcttgaATAAAGTCTCAAGTAAAGGCTTGAAAGTCCAGGTCAAGTCTCGTGTCAAGCAAAGACAGGTTGAGTCAAGTCTTTGGCTTGAAAGTTTTGAGTCCtcacaagtcataagcactgtttagtgtttacCGATGCCAGTTTCATCATGTAACACgctattaaatttgacaaatacgaTGAATGcactttgaattgttttattttggaccagtgtgacaagacttaaTCACAGAAAAAAACGTGCTGACATaaagcattcaggatttagtcagtgcacagaaatgtaatccacaccctcgctgtatgtttttaaacctgACTGGACATTAATAGATGCATCCCATGAGGCAGATTCTTTGGGAAAatttgttgtcttgctggaaatgacataataacgttagttgaatacttcgaatggagacacattttactcaacacagtcactgaaaatgaaaatgaaagtatTTTAAAGTCATCATGTCTGTAGTCACTGATGTcgaagtccaagtcgagttgcaagtatTTGGTGATATTGTCAAggcaagtccaaagtcatcaaaattgtgactcgagtctgatTCGCAACCAAGTcgtgtgactcgagtccacacatCTGCAAAATAGACTTGAAGCAGGTGGACTTACCACGTCAATCCCACCCagacttttctttgtttttaacagtagacttaagaaaaaagtcagaacatATTAgtgaaggggtgtccaaattttttgCATCCAGGGCCActtacagaaaaattgaaggatgcgggtgccactttgatacattttgtgtaatAAATATGCTAAAATCCAATCCTGTGTAGGTCaacatatgctaagctatctgaacaaaacattcacatcttagctttgtgttataggtgacgaAGCAAATTAGCAGAGATGCGAtgcgatattggctttcttatgaTATCTGATATCCGATATTGTTCAGCTTTTCATTATTCATACCAACATCAACCCATGCCGATGTCGACAGCAGCTCTTGCCTTAAACTAACGTTgcgtaatgaacacattatgcttcttctaccggatgcatttcacaaatacgcgctttgtgctcttattttgtttttttgtttcctgtttggcacGATGTGCAGCTACTTTGCGGTCACTGGAAAGCGAGTGCAGCAGTACATGTTTCTCATTAGTAGCCAGCAGTACTCTGTAGGTGGAGCCAAATTACACCAAAAAGCAAAAGGTAACACTTTACAGCCCTTGCAAATTGAATATTTACAATCTAAAAgcaaaacttggaaatattCTCAGAACATGGACATACTGAGCTTTGTGGAGCACATTGTGGTTTCATGAGGGCTCACTTGTGCaccgatatcattatcggcTTAAATAACGATACTGATACTGTCCAAtaactcatttttatgccaatatacaGCATTAAGCATATCGGTCAGCCAATATTAACAGACATCCCTACAAATTAGTGTAAGATCtactaatatacagtatcttattaatattaaattaattttatttaaaaaaaataaccctCACTAACACTCAGTGTTAGTGCAAGTCATGATAATGATGACGATGTAATGATATTTTTAATCATGCAGTACAATCACAGAAAATGCTATAACAAGCATTTTGCACAACAGTGACAGATTTGCATGTTGGCTGATCTCAAGAAAACACGTTGGTGAATGCCAAGGCTTTCTTAGAAAGTGCGACATAGTGGGTGTTCTTCTTGGTAACAGTTGGCCAATGAGAACCATTCTTTTCGGAAAAAGATTCAGCATTTGGTTGTGCAAATTACTGCAGAGCGTCCGATATCAGGTCAATGGATCGTAGAACATTTTGTGGCTATTTGACCTGGGAAGATATTTGTTTGGAAGGATAAAAGCTCAACTAACACTTGACATGCttttaattgaattaaattGAATTTTCGTTTAAAGTTTCAATGTTTGCAAAGGATGGACAAAAGTTTTGGGACAAAGGAAGTGAAACTTGGGTATTTCCGTGggtattttcttttttcattgatCCAAAAGAACATTTGTGAGATCAGAGGCCACCAGAAAAAAGACTCACAATCTCGGTTGGAGTTCATTTTAAAGGGGTCAGGACTCTAAAGTTCCTCCACACCAAATTGCAGCCATCCCTTTTCGGACCTTGAAAAGGGCCTTCCCTAATTGTTCAAAAGTTGGAAGCAAGTGTCCAAAGTGATGAAAAAGCTCAAACCCAATCCCTGATGTATTGATTAATCAAGAGGTCTGTCCCAACACTTTTGATCATATGATGGAGTAATGTCTAAAATACTTTGTGAGCCTGTGTCTTCTTTTTACTGGTGTCTTTAGGAGTTGTTGCAGGAATGCGGGAAGCCGATAGAGGTGAGACATGCACTGCCGCTTGCATTTTCGCTCATGCAGTATTCATTCATGAATTGTTTAGCGGAGGACATCCTgctaaagctttttaaaatgGTT
This window contains:
- the ppp1r14d gene encoding protein phosphatase 1 regulatory subunit 14B is translated as MASEANTQSRVMFQPTDKATEPGHRKLGKLTVKYDRKDLQRRLDIEEWIDEQLHLLFDCEEEDIPELEIDIDELLELSDEGQRLRLQELLQECGKPIEDFVNGLLYRIKGLRKMSGPLKK